CCGTGTTATCAGTCCAACTAAAGGCTATTTCTAACACTTTTCTGATTTCGAAAACTGATAAGACTGAAACTCTATCTAAACTTCAGTTTGTGGACTAGTTCTTCATACTGACTCATTATCAGTATCAATCTTAACCCTTTCTCAAACTGATCTCACACACACTGATCACTTCAGTTTCAATTTAGAAACTtaattcaattttcaattttaaaatagcctactggtatatttccccccccccatacaccagttcagtacCCCTCTGGGACCCAACAATAATATACcacatatatatgcatattaaaaAGGCATTCATGCtcatttaaagttttaaaacaAGAGAACTCACCCTTGTAGCTAAAACCTTTACTCTAACTTTACACTCCAAAATTCTTCCTCACGCCCCTTCCCTTGCTTTTCTACCTTTCTTGAGTGATGAGGATGATATTCGGGATTCCAGGAACAGAGGTCCCTTCGCGGAGCCGAGATCCCGAATATTCTAGAATCCTCACACCTAAAGGATGGTACCAGggattaggggtgagcaaaattgGATCAAAACCGACGGACCGAACGGATCGATTTTTTCGATTCGGGTCGATTTTGGTCCATGTattggtccggtccggtccTATTTTCTCGGACCGAAAATATTTCGGTCCCAGGGAGGCGAAAACCGACAAAAACCGGTccgaaccgaatatatatatatattaaatatatttaatatttttattaatattattaatatttttattcagttatttctaatatatatttaatatttttattaatattattagtcAGTTTTGGACCGAACCGAACTGAGAACCGATGTCGATTTCGGTCTGATTTCGGTTCAGTCCTAGGGCTTCAGTTGATCTGGCTCGGTccagaaaatattgaaaattcggTCCTCGATTTCGTCGATTTGATCCGATTCGGTCCGGTTCGAaccgactgctcacccctaccAGGGTTGGCCTCATCAGATGTGAGCCCATTGGAGGGTCATATTTTAGGTATAGAGGGAGATCGCTACACAACTGGGGAACCCCCAATGCCAGGTACTCACAGTGGGATCTGGAGGTTAGCAAGGAGCACGCAGACCAGACCTCACTCGGAGCTTTACACTAAGCTGGAACAGTGATCAGATCTGTAACGTATCAGAGTGGgatttttatcaaatgaaacCATTATGTACTGACCACAAAGGGGGGACTTGTACAAACGAAAAAGGTAACTTTACACGGAAAGAGGAAGGCGCACCTGCGGAAGGCATAACCGTTGCTGAAAAAGTAGCTAGTCACTGTTTACTTTAAGGGGACCACTTTTCTTAACTAACAACCCTCCGGCTTATGTGGATGATGctttccaaaagaaaggagTAGATAGACGATAATACCCATCTGTAGTGTTAAATAAACAGACGAAACTACCCTTAGGTTATGAGGCCTATATATAGAAGAAGGAGTGTTATGATTTCAAAGAGAGGTTTTTTGAAtgttttccagttttaactCAGTTATTACTGGGGAAAATCACCAAGGCACTAATACTCCAAATAGTTTCGACTGTTAAGAGAGAAAAACATGAAGTAAGCAGAAGGAGAGGCCATCTATCCATAGGAGTTCTTATCTGGAACCATCGGAAGGAATCATGTTAGGTCATATGATTTAGATCTTAAAGAGTGTTGGTAAGAACCACCTTCACCATCTTGAGGCTTCAAGTGGGTGCCTTGGATGGTGAGATGATGGAGGAAAAGTTAGGTGAGTGtaggtggaggtggtggtggtggccgAAATGAAGAAAAGAGGAGGAGATGAGAGCTTTCTCTGTCTTAATTGTTTCTTACTTGGAATGAGGATGAAATGAGGGAAGTTTGCAGCCAAATTATGGTATGGAAAGGGGAGGGATGTGGCTTCCACCAATGCATGGATGCATTGGTGGTCTCAGTTTTACATTTCCTATGCTTGTaattagggctggtaaaccggtgtcggttattcggttaaaaccgtaaccgaaccgaaaaaaccggttatcggttaaccaaAAACTGGTTTTtcccggttcggttcggttatcggttagtgctcaatcggtttaaccggttaaccagtttttttttaaaattaattaatttattaaaatttaaactcCCTGCCACATCATTAGATCCATTAGTTAGGGTTCATGTTCCATACTGAGTTCCGCCTCCCCTCCCGTTCTGTGACTTCTGTCTTCCCAGTTCCGTCTCCCTCTCTTGCACCGGCGCCTCCCACCGGCACCGGCGCCGATGCCTCTCCCACCGGCACCGGCGCCTCCCTCTCTTTCTCCGCCGACGCTCTCCCAATCCCAGCAGGCAGCAGCAGCACGACACCTTTCTCCCTGTCCCAGTCCCGTCGGCGCTCGTGCTGCCTCTCCCACCGGCACGACATCTTTCGGCCCTCCGCCAGCGTTGCTCTGCCAGCGTCGCCCACTCTGCAGGCGTGAATGCCGGAGAGCACCTATGATGGACCAAAACATGCAAGGTAGGCTAGCATCTTACACTCTTACTAGGGTGAACATTGAAGGAGTTGATATTAGTTGTTACCTTTGAACTTTAAGAGCTACCTGGTGACCTATGTTTTTGTTGACTTTTCCTCGGGTTAACTTCTGACTGGGACATTTCTATCAGGGTGCAGGTAAGTCTGCTGTATTAAATAGTCTAATTGGGCATCCTGCATTGGTGAGTGTTATGAGCAAGCTCataatcaatttttaaattttttttatctcttaaCATAAGAATAAACTCATGCCTTCAGATTACCCTTAACTATACAGCCAACTGGGGAAGGTGGTGCTACTCATGCTCCCATAGTTGTTGATTTAACAAGGGATGCCTCCATGAGCAGCAAATCAATCATTCTGCAGATTGATAGTACATCTCAGCAAGTTTCTGCAAGTGAGGCCTTTTACTGAACTTTAAGTGTAATGCAGAGTTCTTTAGGTGCCAGTAGGCATTCTATTCATAGACCATGAACAAAAAGAATTTTATATTATGCATGAACAAAAAGAATTTTAGTTGCCTGATCACTTGTTGTCCGTCTTTTGCATGTTTTGGTCCATCATAGGTGCTCTCCGGCATTAATTTACGTGAATTTCATTTAGTAGCTTGGTTCTTAAATATATGCATGTGTGGGCATTTTcttgttaatttattttttttttagtcttGATGTTGTCTTGATTATGTGTAAATTGCGCTTTTTATATGATGTTTAAAGAGAAAGTAGTAAGTGATTTATAAATTGACTAACTTGTTTGTTTACTAATAAGTTGTCTTGTTTGTTTACTAGTAAGTGGTTAAATTGTTGCTTAGGTTGGGAATTTATTTATTAGAATTAgaattgttcttttttttttaatataacctTACAAGtctttataaaatattattttgttctaaataagcataaaaaattaattgGTGAAGTGGATAGGACCTCATCCTTTCTTTGAAAGGCCAAGGTTCGAATCCCACTTCTTacaaattcattaattttgaattatttgggattaattcggttattcggttaaccgaattaaccggttaattctGGGCGAAATTGAAATCACCAAATTAATCGGTTTgaccggttaaccgaataaccggtcggttaaatcggaccggttattcggttaaccggtcCGTAAATCGGTTCGATTTTCGGTTACTACCGGTTAACCGGTAAtttaaccgaaccgaccgatttACCAGCCCTACTTGTAATCATTATGTGggcttattttaaatttaaaagtgtgactataaaataaatgagttttGACTAAAATTGGCTGCATTTTGGGCAAATAGAGCCTTAAAATCGGCTCAAACTCCCTAAAAATTGGCTCACATGTCGACCCTTTTTATGGGCCCATTTTTAATCAATATCCGAATTAAATCAAGAtcgtataaaataaatactcaCCTTATTTTACGCAATTAAAATGcataaaaatatattgatttTAAATCAATGTAACTtacgaaaaaataaaattaaaattttattctctAACTTACTTAAAAAGAAAACGCATCAAGACGCTTTACTAACAAAATGATAATTATTCTTATTTACCGGGAATTAGGGACCTATCTCAAATTAATAATTACTAAGATTGAAAATGAGGGGTATTACAATTTTTGTAATAATTCCACGCTATTCCCTTCGCCCCATTAACTATGACTCAAGTGTGCATAAGTATATTAAGAAAAATGTTATTTAAAGTTATAGAGTAAAAAGGTCTCGCTTATTTTAAGGTAAAAAAATGAGGTTTGAACCATTATTAGTGGGACACTATAAAGTGATGTTTAAGCTATTTATAGTGGGACAAAATGAGTATATAATAAGGGCTCATTTGGCACCGATGATTAATTTGtctaatatacataatatatcttacatatattttatggcatataataatattttttttgtctaCAAAGAttgtgtttttattattattttcgtccgtccataaaaatagtatgctttccttttttagaaatCCTTTTTATACTATAAACTTTATTGAcatcaatatttataaaatactcaAGTGGTcatatatttcaattattttattaaaattcgtatgtTTCATTCCATCACTGTGAACACGGAGGTGGTGCTTAATAAAGGGATGAGAAATTAAGcatgattttaatttaaaatgttactccctccgtccaccaattcaaggcctacttgcctttttgggacgtccacaaaaacaaaGCCTAcatatttttggtaagtttttattcattatttaattaaaaaagtcaaagattctttacaaaaaagtgggaccctttctccactcaactaataaaaatacattttttcttaaaacccgtgtttttttccctaggcctttaattggtggacggatggagtactaagTAACTACTAATAGCCGTGGTTGAACATGGAGCCAAGACTTGCTTGAAAATGTGACTAcaaatttagtaaaaatataaaaatatgtgaGTCTCGCctaccaatttttatttttattttttagataaagaaattaaatggcCGTATCATAGGAAATTCGAATCCAAAATCTTTAatcttagacattaaccccttactgcttagccaacacacgcacacctcGCCTACCAAATTTGATGCAAAGGACCAAAGCCCATCCCTTGAACACCCTCACCAGACACCAATActacacacactctctctctcttaatccGAATTTCTCCAAGGGAAAATCAATGGAGCTCACTCCCAAGCAGCTGGAAGCCTACGATGGCTCCGATCCGTCGAAGCCCATCTATGTGGCCGTTCGCGGCAACATCTACGACGTCACCACCGGCAAGTCCTTCTACGGCCCCGGCGGCGCCTACGCCGTCTTCGCCGGCAAGGACGCCAGCCGCGCCCTCGCCAAGATGAGCAAGGACGAGAGCGACGTCGTTCCTAACCTCGACGGCCTCACCGAAAAGGAGATCGGCGTTCTCGTTGACTGGGAGAAGAAGTTCCAGGACAAGTATCGTGTCGTTGGCACCGTTACCAATAATTAGGGGTTTTTTCATATATTGACCTAATTTGATGATATGGATTGATTGATTGATGTTTCGATCAATCGGTGTATTTATGGAACCGCAAGCTTTTCATGTGTTGTTTGTTGTATTTATGTGGATATTTTGTTGAATGATAAATAAATTGCAGTGCTGAATATTGTTGTTTAACAGTgtgctgtgtgtgtgtttgttttaaAACGTGGTGATTGATTGCTGGATGTTTGCATATATAATTGGGGAAATTTCTTGTGATATTCTGTGGCTAGGGTTTACTTGTTGCTTGAGGACTTTACCTTGATTCTAGTAGAAGAGGTCAAGTATCAACTCTTGTTGCCAACACAGGTTGTTGTTGTCTGCTTGACTGAAACTGTGTTGCTTATTGATGAGAAATTTGAGTCTAAAATTAAGATTGAAAAGGACTACAATGGTTTATGTGATGATTCGATGATAGATTCTGGATATTAGGTGTATAGGGTTCTGGTTGAATATGGAATCAACTGTTTGTTTCATtagttgatttgatttggtATGCTGTAACTGGGATCAAGAACAGCATAGATAATTCTatgcatatatattcttttATCCAGTTTACCATGTTACTAGTATACATGCGCCTGTGCTAATGTGTGCTTCTGCTCGATTCTTGATACTTGTCTGTTTTCTTGAAGGGCTTCTGTGATTAGTTTAAATAACTGGCTTTTTAGGCGATCTTTAAATATATCGATGCTTACAATCACTTGCTGCTCTTGGGAAGCTCAGATAAACTGTTATCATCTGCTGAGGTATAGTTCAACTAGCAATTGTAAGGTTTCTTGAAACTAGTATTAAACAATATAGTTGTGCAATTTGACATTTTGTACTGCATGGAGAGTATTTATCTTCTTAGTGGAAGCCGGTTTAGAAGTATGATTAGCGCGCATTATAATAGGCAGGAACTAAATAGAAATACTTATAACTTGAGGCCTTCCCACCCATTCTAGGGAGATTGCTAGCTTTTTTGGTAAAGCGCCTGTGAAGTGTTTGAAGCTAATGAAACATGGTGTCTTTTCTGCTTTAATATGGTAGCAGCATCTTTGTGAAAGTGATGTTGGTGATATGATTTCTCATGGGGGCTTCAAATTTTGTTCATTCCATCTTGAATTTTTTTGTTCCTTGTCTTGCTTCAGTTTACATTTGCCATATTGCTTATGGAATATGAGCAGGTTATATTGGaccactttattttatttttatttttaactttctGGTTTTCAGATTTGGTTAGAGATATAAACTGTAACCTTATTATCCTCTTATGACGTGAAGAAAGAAACCCCTTTTTTGGGGTTGATGTTGTGGAAACCCACACTTGTCATTTTCGGTGAGCATTGGATCAAACCAAAAGAAAGGTTTATGTTTGTGGTTGTTTGTGTTGATTACCTTTTTAACTTGTAAAACTAATCAACTAGTTTATATACGTGGAGCTGGTTTGGCAAAAATAAGTTACGTATTTAATAAGTAAAGAACGGATTCTCTACAAGTTAGAAAAAATGATGATAGTTAATAGgattatttctaaaaatggtGGGTTTAGGAATTGTAAGGGCGATAGTTAGTgagcttatttattttttagaacGAAAAAGATATCGTATGACTATGAAACGTCAGTACAAACAAGCCACTAAGACAAGAATCAGTGTATACTTCAATTGGCATCATCTTTTTCTCTATACAAACCATGACAGCCATTACCTCTCCCAGACGTCGGGGCCGTCTTCTTCGCAGCTGCTACAATAATTCTACCCAGATGATCACACACCAACACCATAGCAACTCTGCATCAACATCGACACGAAAAACTCCACTTGTCGATTTGTTCTGCTTAGAAATGATAAGCTAGTAAGCTTCCCAAATAGCAATGCAAGATGCTCCAGCACTCTACCATTATCCACACTTGTCTGTTACAAATCATAATCCACACTTGTCATAGCATAATAATTCACTACTATCAAACTCACGTTTAATATCAGAAAGTGATAATAAGAGCACACAGTTGCTCATAATTGGGTACAAGCGGACTTCCACGCCTCTTTAATCTTTGGGCAATACAGCAGGCAATGTTCTGTTAGTGAGCTTATTTCAAAGATGAATTAAGAAGATGTTTCACcgacgaaaataaaaaattaggaaGATGTTTAGTGGATAAGTATATGTTTGATTGTGATATTTTTTAACTACTAGTAACATATTTTTAGGGGATCCTATATATAATTGGAAAATGACTTATCTTACATGACATCCTCATATCTCATCATTTCAAAATCCCTTAACTCACCTTCATCAATTATTCCTATTATATACattcttaaattataaatttcttatttttatttatattaacaaaTGGATAACATTGGCGCTATCTACACTCGAAAAACTCCATTCTTTAATTGACCATCATATCATAATTTATGGGCAAATAGACGACCCAAAACCAAAAGTCTAGTTCTTTTCGCACGCTGAGAGGACCCAAAAGTCCCACTATAATAAATCTATATCAAAATTGACCAACTAAagggaaaattaaaataaaaaagtgagagtttttcttgttattttttaacaaaaaatgttgaaaaaagaagaaatagggtattaacaaaaaaaaaaagaagacgaCTATTAACACTCCTCACTCCCACTCTATGATTTTGGTCTGTGGTCCACATCGTCAATTGCTGGCTTATCATCTCAATTCTCATGATCAAATTTTAAACGGCTGTGATCTTTCGATCAAAATGGTCTGTCCCACAGCAGAAAAAATGAGTCGGTGACTCTCTGCAAACAGGAAAGCGCCTCCATCTCTCCTCCTCCATCTCCGTTCCTCTCTGCCACTGAGGATTCAGCTTttgataaattattaaaaaaaaaaaaaactttaatattACCCTACTTTTTTCCAATTGTTTTACCACCTAATCAGATCAACCCTGGTTTTTTAATTTCAGTGTTGATTCATTTGGCCGTATATCATTCTTTCCCTATTTATCTGAATCTTGATCTGCTAAATTTTGTTCAAGTTTATCCCGTGCTCCTATTTATTATCTATACGTTCTTgaaaaaagattaattttttattgattATGTCATCAAGAAACTCTTCCTTCACAATCCCTAGGCCTTGCAAGCATCTTGTGGATTACAAGATGAAGCACGGATTAAAGGGTTACAATTCGATCCAAGATTTGTTGAAGTTCAGCCCATATGGTAGAATAATGATTGATAAATCAGATCCCAGATGCAGTTTCTGCTCTGGTTGCTGTGGCAGATTGTTTATGTGTTTGATCTGCTCCTCAGTTACATGCTGCATAAATCAAGAATCAAATCATGCCCTTTTGCATTGTGAATCTGTTTGTGGTCATGAGATTGGTGTTGATATGGAGAGGGCTGAGTTGTATTGCTCTGTGTGCTGTGATCAGGTCTATGATATTGAATTTGATAGAGTTGTGATGTGCAAGAAAATGTTGGGGTTGTCTAGAAATGGGAGTGATGGGGTTGTGGAGAGTGGTCAGCTGAGGCTGAGCAAGAGGAGGAGGTTGGATTTTGGGGCTGATTTGGGGTCGGAGAGTGTTAAAAGATCGGTGTTGAGGAGTAAGCAGAGGTCGAAATCGTGCCTCCCGTTGGGGTTGAGGGGGTTGAACAATCTTGGGAACACTTGCTTCATGAACTCTGTGTTGCAGGCATTGCTTCATGCTCCCCCTTTTAGGAACTACTTTCTTAGTGATAGGCATAGCCATGAGAGGTGTAGGAAGACCTCTGCTGATAGGCTGTGCTTGCCCTGTGATGTggatgtcatttttgatgctgTTTTCTCCGGTGATCGGACGCCTTACAGTCCTGCTAAGTTTCTATACAGGTTTGTCGATGTTGATGGATCGTTTTCTTGCATTTTTTGGCACTTCTTGGTTGTTGTTTGTGTGCTGTGTTTATGGATATTGATAGTGGATCATGTTTGGGATGAGTTGTTTTGGGGGGATTTGATAGTTAAATTAGTTGATTGTAACTTATAGGTTTGGAAAACTGGTAGCTTTTAACTTCATATTTGATATGTATTTGAGACATTATGAATCAAAAACAATGTTGCCAATGCTGATTGAGGTTGTCTCCATCATTTTCAGCTGGTGGCAGCATTCGGAGAATCTTGCTAGTTACGAGCAGCAAGACGCGCACGAGTTCTTTATCTCAATGCTAGATAGGATCCATGACAAGTTGGGGAAATCTAGTCTTGCAAATAAAGGTAAATTGAGCTCCAAGATTTGGCATTTCCTATTTTGCAGATTGAGATTTGGTTGAAAGATATTAGATTGCTTTGTTCTTTGCTTGAGATTCTATCCATCACTATtgatgaacaaaaaaaaagaaagaaagacaaGTAATGATCTTGCTTGTGAATGATAAAAAGGCAAAAGCCTCATGCCATAGATTCCAACACACTTGTATAGATATTCATGTAGTAATAATAATGCATAGACTCTTAACTACTTGTAGAGAATGTTAAACGCATTCAATCATTCGCCTTTTTTCTGTTTCGCTGACTGGAAAACCTATCGATGTTTGAACAGAAAATGGGGATTGCCAGTGTATTGCTCACAGGGTTTTCTCAGGGCTTCTGAGATCGGATGTCACGTGTACATCCTGTGGGTTCACATCTTCGACTTATGATCCGTGCGTGGACATCTCTCTCGACTTGAACACGGGCGCCTCTTTTGCAACGGATTTCAGCAGCCGGTCAAGCAAGCTGAACGAGACCTTAGCAGCTCCCACGCTTGCAGGCTGCTTCGACCTGTTCACGAGGCCGGAGAGGTTGGGATCGGACCAGAAACTCTACTGCGAGAACTGCCATGAAAAGCAGGACGCGCTGAAGCAGATGTCTCTGAAGAAGCTCCCGCTGGTCCTATGCCTGCACATCAAGCGTTTCGAGCACTCGCCAATCCGGAAGATGTCGAGAAAGATCGACCGCCATCTGCAGTTCCCCTTCTCCTTGGACATGAGGCCTTATCTATCCTCTTCCATCGTGAAGAAAAGATTTGGGAATAGAATGTTTTCTTTGGAGGGAGAGGAAGCTGCAGATGTTTCGACTGAGTTTGAGGTTTTTGCAGTGGTGACTCATTCTGGGATGTTGGAATCTGGGCATTACGTGACGTATCTGCGTCTGAGAAACCAGTGGTATAAATGTGATGATGCTTGGATTACAGAGGTTGATGAAGAGGTGGTCAGAACCTCACAGTGCTACCTGATGTTCTACGTGCAGAAGGTGTTTTACCACAAAGGGAGCGACGACCTCGGCTGCCAGCCGGTGTCGCCACTGCCGGATGCCTTCGTCCCTATAGCCGGCTGTTGCTAGACGAACGAACGGAGATAGCAGCAGCTTCGACTGTGTTTTCTTCTTGGGTTTTTCAGCTTCACTTCACATCCCTCCAAACGACACTTGCAACTATGTACAGATATTAACTATACATTTGACAGGAGGGGTTTTGGAATTATATATTTGTCACAACGGATTTTCCTGCATTTCATCTCACCTAAATTCGGGCACATGAAATCTTTCACCATAATATTTGTCATTTCATCAAATATATTGAGAAAATATCAGTATGAAGAAGACAAGACAAGAAGATAGCACGATCAATACAATGTTAAATGTGACTTGGAGAATTGTTGTATGCTCCATCTCTTTTCAGCCACCATCAAACAGTTTCTTGAATTTCCTACGATAAAACGAAGATGAAAAGGAAATTTTAATAATGGATTCCATTTTGAGAAGAAACAAGAGTTTGTCTTTCATTCCATACCTTGCGGGACATTACTATTTCTCATAAGAAATCAGCCTCATACTGTGCAGGGACTTTGCCACGTGGATATATCGCCTAGAAGGCCACGAAGCTGATCTATCAGAATCTTGAGATACTTGTTCTTCTCTGCAAGTTCCTATTCCAAATCAAGAtatataatgagttatatgtttCAAGAAATAAACACATTGGGCACATAATAAACATATGATTTGCAGTGAATAAAAGGAAAACAACTTGTTAGCTACTCTTTTGATCAGGTCTTCTACCACTTCATAGGCCATAGCACGCCTACCATGCTCATCCTTTAACGAGAGCTTGTAAATAAGTAAATCAGTTTTGACACCAACAGCTTTCAATAATGGGAGCATGCAGCaacattaatttaaaatcagACCGACTGAAGTAGCTGCATCGGGTGTGTTTTAGTCTCTCGCATTAAGATGATTCTGATGCTTCTATTCAAACTCATTGTAAAGCATTAAAGCATGCATAAACACCTCATGACGTCAAGAGTATTGCCAAAGTAGAATACTAGGACATGCCAAACCATGAACAGCAAACAGATTGATCAGCATTTCATGTAAGCATAAGCATTAGCAAAATAGAAGAGTTTTACCAAACTGCTTCCCagagaaaaggaaaagaaatttCTCTTGTGACAGAAAACCTTTTTCCAAGGGCAAATCAATTATAATTGAGACCTTTACATCCTACAACAAGGAAAGGGAACACATTAACTATTTGACACAGCATACTGAATTTGTTTGCCTAGTGTTGATTCGGGTTGGAACTTGGAATCAATGCATATGGCTTCAGAGCATTAATTAATACCCCGGGCTGGATGTGGCAGCATATGAATGTATGAACATTATTCGCATCTTATTTGTTTCTCTAGCCACTTTGGTCGTGACAGTAGAAGCTAAAAGTATCACCTAGCGATAGATTCACTCCTAATCCCAAGTACCCAAACATATAATGTATTCACTGGAAAATTCAACAACTCTATTATCGTGTATATTATTACACTGAAAGTACTAGTACCGTTCTTAAGATAGAGGCTTGCTCTTCAAGCTTCTCTATTTCTGTTTGATCGGCCACAGATCCTGAACTCGTCAAAACTGATTCAGACGATTTAACCTGCTTTAGTTGAACAGACATTACTCATACGATCAGAACAGTTTAAAACCTACCTAATTCTTCAAAgtcaagaaaaaataaataacagatAACAGAATGTAACTTAACATCAAGATCATAAAGACCAGGCACTCAAAATCACCTCAAACTGTATCACCATCACACAACTGAAATATGCAGCTCAACAGGACTTCCAATAATGGAGCCAGACTCTACTGTTAGGGGGCATTTACCAATTGTGAGAggatatataaataaaaca
The genomic region above belongs to Salvia miltiorrhiza cultivar Shanhuang (shh) chromosome 5, IMPLAD_Smil_shh, whole genome shotgun sequence and contains:
- the LOC131024860 gene encoding probable steroid-binding protein 3 — translated: MQRTKAHPLNTLTRHQYYTHSLSLNPNFSKGKSMELTPKQLEAYDGSDPSKPIYVAVRGNIYDVTTGKSFYGPGGAYAVFAGKDASRALAKMSKDESDVVPNLDGLTEKEIGVLVDWEKKFQDKYRVVGTVTNN
- the LOC131024861 gene encoding ubiquitin C-terminal hydrolase 22-like, which translates into the protein MSSRNSSFTIPRPCKHLVDYKMKHGLKGYNSIQDLLKFSPYGRIMIDKSDPRCSFCSGCCGRLFMCLICSSVTCCINQESNHALLHCESVCGHEIGVDMERAELYCSVCCDQVYDIEFDRVVMCKKMLGLSRNGSDGVVESGQLRLSKRRRLDFGADLGSESVKRSVLRSKQRSKSCLPLGLRGLNNLGNTCFMNSVLQALLHAPPFRNYFLSDRHSHERCRKTSADRLCLPCDVDVIFDAVFSGDRTPYSPAKFLYSWWQHSENLASYEQQDAHEFFISMLDRIHDKLGKSSLANKENGDCQCIAHRVFSGLLRSDVTCTSCGFTSSTYDPCVDISLDLNTGASFATDFSSRSSKLNETLAAPTLAGCFDLFTRPERLGSDQKLYCENCHEKQDALKQMSLKKLPLVLCLHIKRFEHSPIRKMSRKIDRHLQFPFSLDMRPYLSSSIVKKRFGNRMFSLEGEEAADVSTEFEVFAVVTHSGMLESGHYVTYLRLRNQWYKCDDAWITEVDEEVVRTSQCYLMFYVQKVFYHKGSDDLGCQPVSPLPDAFVPIAGCC